A genomic segment from Mastomys coucha isolate ucsf_1 unplaced genomic scaffold, UCSF_Mcou_1 pScaffold7, whole genome shotgun sequence encodes:
- the Eif4e1b gene encoding eukaryotic translation initiation factor 4E type 1B, with the protein MPSEATVEVVVQGGEARDLPGSLKTPRRKAYKEHPPEVLSKLHLLQYRWVLWFFKNDRSRAWQDNLQLVAKFNTVEDFWALYSHIKLASKLSSGCDYALFKEGIQPMWEDNRNKQGGRWLLSIAKQHRHIELDRLWLETLLCLLGDCFEEYSGEVCGAVVNIRTKRDKIALWTSEAENKAGVMFIGQIYKERLGLSTKTVIGYQAHTDTAAKSNSLAKNKFVV; encoded by the exons ATGCCATCCGAAGCAACTGTGGAGGTGGTAGTCCAGGGaggagaagccagagaccttCCTGGCTCCCTTAAGACTCCGAGGAGGAAGGCCTACAAAGAACATCCACCCGAGGTCCTGAGCAAGCTACACCTGCTGCAGTATAG GTGGGTTCTGTGGTTCTTCAAGAATGACCGAAGCCGGGCCTGGCAGGACAACCTGCAGCTAGTCGCCAAGTTTAACACTGTGGAGGACTTCTGGGC GCTGTACAGCCATAtcaagctggccagcaagctctctTCCGGCTGTGACTACGCTCTGTTCAAG GAAGGCATCCAACCCATGTGGGAAGACAACAGAAACAAGCAGGGTGGCCGCTGGCTGCTCAGCATTGCCAAACAACATCGCCACATTGAACTGGACCGTCTGTGGCTGGAGACG TTGCTGTGTCTGCTCGGAGACTGTTTTGAGGAATACAGCGGGGAAGTGTGTGGAGCTGTCGTGAACATCCGCACCAAGAGGGACAAGATCGCCCTGTGGACCAGCGAGGCAGAGAACAAAGCCGGTGTGATGTTCATTGG GCAAATATACAAAGAGCGCCTGGGCCTCTCTACCAAGACTGTCATTGGGTACCAGGCCCATACAGACACTGCTGCCAAGAGCAACTCCTTAGCTAAGAACAAGTTTGTGGTATGA
- the Tspan17 gene encoding tetraspanin-17 isoform X1 — protein MPGKHQQFQDPEVGCCGKYFLFGFNIVFWVLGALFLAIGLWAWGEKGVLSNISALTDLGGLDPVWLFVVVGGVMSVLGFAGCIGALRENTFLLKFFSVFLGLIFFLELAAGILAFVFKDWIRDQLNLFINNNVKAYRDDIDLQNLIDFAQEYWSCCGARGPNDWNLNIYFNCTDLNPSRERCGVPFSCCVRDPAEDVLNTQCGYDIRLKLELEQQGSIYTKGCVGQFEKWLQDNLIVVAGVLVGIALLQIFGICLAQNLMSDIKAVKANWITHGDGYKRLNKQHFEKQWLMFTVLEGSVGSPASPELSREEDPGLNPTKAS, from the exons ATGCCCGGCAAGCACCAGCAATTCCAGGACCCTGAGGTCGGCTGCTGCGGGAAATACTTCCTGTTTGGCTTCAACATCGTCTTCTGG gtgctgggagcccTGTTCCTGGCCATCGGCCTCTGGGCCTGGGGTGAGAAG GGCGTTCTCTCCAACATCTCGGCGCTGACAGACCTGGGTGGTCTTGACCCCGTGTGGCTGTTTGTGGTGGTCGGGGGAGTCATGTCAGTGCTGGGCTTCGCCGGCTGCATTGGGGCCCTCCGGGAAAACACCTTCCTGCTCAAGTTT TTCTCTGTGTTCCTTGGCCTCATCTTCTTCCTGGAGCTGGCGGCAGGGATCCTGGCCTTCGTCTTCAAGGATTGGATCCGAGACCAACTTAATCTCTTCATCAACAACAATGTCAAAGCCTACCGGGATGATATTGACCTTCAGAACCTTATCGACTTTGCTCAGGAATAT tgGTCTTGCTGTGGAGCCCGAGGGCCCAATGACTGGAACCTCAATATCTACTTCAACTGCACTGACTTGAACCCAAGCCGAGAGCGCTGTGGGGTGCCCTTTTCCTGCTGTGTTAGGGATCCTGCG GAAGATGTCCTCAATACCCAGTGTGGCTATGACATCCGACTCAAACTG GAGCTTGAACAGCAGGGCTCCATCTACACCAAAGGCTGTGTGGGCCAGTTTGAGAAGTGGCTGCAAGATAACCTGATTGTGGTGGCCGGGGTCTTGGTGGGGATTGCCCTCCTCCAG ATATTTGGCATCTGCTTGGCCCAGAACCTCATGAGTGACATCAAGGCAGTGAAGGCCAACTG GATCACCCATGGTGATGGCTACAAACGACTCAATAAACAACACTTTGAAAAACAGTGGCTTATGTTCACCGTCCTCGAAGGTTCTGTGGGCAGCCCAGCCTCTCCAGAGCTCTCCAGGGAGGAGGACCCTGGCCTGAATCCCACCAAGGCCTCCTAG
- the Tspan17 gene encoding tetraspanin-17 isoform X2, which produces MPGKHQQFQDPEVGCCGKYFLFGFNIVFWVLGALFLAIGLWAWGEKGVLSNISALTDLGGLDPVWLFVVVGGVMSVLGFAGCIGALRENTFLLKFFSVFLGLIFFLELAAGILAFVFKDWIRDQLNLFINNNVKAYRDDIDLQNLIDFAQEYWSCCGARGPNDWNLNIYFNCTDLNPSRERCGVPFSCCVRDPAEDVLNTQCGYDIRLKLELEQQGSIYTKGCVGQFEKWLQDNLIVVAGVLVGIALLQIFGICLAQNLMSDIKAVKANWSLLSQISPYSP; this is translated from the exons ATGCCCGGCAAGCACCAGCAATTCCAGGACCCTGAGGTCGGCTGCTGCGGGAAATACTTCCTGTTTGGCTTCAACATCGTCTTCTGG gtgctgggagcccTGTTCCTGGCCATCGGCCTCTGGGCCTGGGGTGAGAAG GGCGTTCTCTCCAACATCTCGGCGCTGACAGACCTGGGTGGTCTTGACCCCGTGTGGCTGTTTGTGGTGGTCGGGGGAGTCATGTCAGTGCTGGGCTTCGCCGGCTGCATTGGGGCCCTCCGGGAAAACACCTTCCTGCTCAAGTTT TTCTCTGTGTTCCTTGGCCTCATCTTCTTCCTGGAGCTGGCGGCAGGGATCCTGGCCTTCGTCTTCAAGGATTGGATCCGAGACCAACTTAATCTCTTCATCAACAACAATGTCAAAGCCTACCGGGATGATATTGACCTTCAGAACCTTATCGACTTTGCTCAGGAATAT tgGTCTTGCTGTGGAGCCCGAGGGCCCAATGACTGGAACCTCAATATCTACTTCAACTGCACTGACTTGAACCCAAGCCGAGAGCGCTGTGGGGTGCCCTTTTCCTGCTGTGTTAGGGATCCTGCG GAAGATGTCCTCAATACCCAGTGTGGCTATGACATCCGACTCAAACTG GAGCTTGAACAGCAGGGCTCCATCTACACCAAAGGCTGTGTGGGCCAGTTTGAGAAGTGGCTGCAAGATAACCTGATTGTGGTGGCCGGGGTCTTGGTGGGGATTGCCCTCCTCCAG ATATTTGGCATCTGCTTGGCCCAGAACCTCATGAGTGACATCAAGGCAGTGAAGGCCAACTG GAGCTTGCTGTCTCAGATCTCTCCATACTCACCATGA